A single Staphylococcus muscae DNA region contains:
- the lpdA gene encoding dihydrolipoyl dehydrogenase, with protein MVVGDFPIETDTIVIGAGPGGYVAAIRAAQLGQKVTIVEKGNLGGVCLNVGCIPSKALLNASHRYDHAQHGEELGITAENVTLDFGKVQEFKGSVVNKLTGGVEGLLKGNKVEIVKGEAYFVDGNSLRVMDESSAQTYNFKNAIIATGSRPIEIPNFKFGGRVLDSTGALNLQEVPKKLVVVGGGYIGSELGTAYANFGTEVTILEGAKEILGGFEKQMVAPVKKKMKAKGMTIETEALAKSAEETDNGVKVTYEVKGEEKTIEADYVLVTVGRRPNTDELGLEEAGVKLTDRGLVEVDKQGRSSVNSIFAIGDIVPGLPLAHKASYEAKVAAEAIAGQNAEVDYIGMPAVCFTEPELAQVGYTEAQAKEEGIAYKASKFPYQANGRALSLNDTDGFVKLITLKEDDTLIGAQVVGTSASDVISELGLAIEAGMNAEDIALTVHAHPTLGEMSMEAAEKAIGLPIHTM; from the coding sequence ATGGTAGTCGGAGATTTTCCAATTGAAACAGATACTATTGTCATCGGAGCAGGTCCTGGTGGATACGTTGCAGCAATTCGTGCAGCGCAATTAGGACAAAAAGTAACAATCGTTGAGAAAGGCAACCTTGGTGGTGTTTGTCTTAACGTTGGGTGTATCCCATCAAAAGCACTTTTAAATGCTTCTCACCGTTATGATCACGCACAACACGGTGAAGAGTTAGGTATTACAGCTGAAAACGTAACTTTAGACTTTGGTAAAGTTCAAGAGTTCAAAGGTTCTGTTGTAAACAAATTAACAGGCGGTGTTGAAGGGTTACTTAAAGGTAACAAAGTTGAAATCGTTAAAGGTGAAGCTTACTTCGTTGACGGTAACAGCTTACGTGTTATGGACGAGTCAAGTGCACAAACTTACAACTTCAAAAACGCGATTATTGCAACTGGTTCACGCCCAATTGAAATTCCTAACTTCAAATTTGGTGGCCGTGTATTAGATTCAACAGGTGCATTAAACTTACAAGAAGTACCTAAAAAATTAGTTGTAGTCGGTGGCGGTTACATCGGTTCTGAGTTAGGTACAGCATATGCTAACTTCGGTACTGAAGTAACAATTCTTGAAGGTGCGAAAGAAATCCTTGGTGGATTCGAGAAACAAATGGTTGCACCAGTTAAGAAGAAAATGAAAGCTAAAGGTATGACAATTGAAACAGAAGCTTTAGCAAAATCAGCTGAAGAAACTGACAACGGCGTAAAAGTAACTTATGAAGTAAAAGGCGAAGAGAAAACAATCGAAGCTGACTACGTATTAGTTACTGTTGGTCGTCGTCCAAACACTGATGAACTAGGCTTAGAAGAAGCGGGTGTTAAACTTACAGACCGTGGTTTAGTTGAAGTTGACAAACAAGGCCGTTCTTCAGTAAACAGTATCTTTGCAATTGGTGACATTGTTCCGGGTCTTCCATTAGCACATAAAGCAAGCTACGAAGCAAAAGTAGCTGCAGAAGCAATTGCAGGACAAAATGCAGAAGTAGACTACATTGGTATGCCTGCTGTATGCTTCACTGAGCCTGAACTTGCACAAGTAGGTTACACAGAAGCACAAGCAAAAGAAGAAGGTATTGCTTACAAAGCTTCTAAATTCCCTTACCAAGCAAATGGTCGTGCGTTATCATTAAATGATACAGACGGTTTCGTTAAGTTGATTACACTTAAAGAAGACGACACATTAATCGGTGCTCAAGTAGTTGGTACAAGTGCTTCTGACGTTATCTCTGAATTAGGTCTTGCTATTGAAGCAGGTATGAATGCAGAAGATATCGCATTAACAGTTCACGCTCACCCAACTTTAGGTGAAATGAGCATGGAAGCTGCTGAAAAAGCAATCGGTTTACCAATCCACACAATGTAA
- a CDS encoding UPF0223 family protein has translation MEYQYPIDVDWTQEEMVDVISFFNAIESYYESSVERETLIERYRAFKKVVPGKADEKNIFSEFKASSGYDSYLVMKKAKNETEQKTLHNR, from the coding sequence ATGGAATACCAATATCCAATTGATGTTGATTGGACGCAAGAAGAAATGGTCGATGTGATTTCATTTTTCAATGCGATAGAATCATACTATGAATCTTCAGTCGAGCGTGAGACGTTGATAGAACGTTATCGTGCTTTTAAGAAGGTAGTTCCAGGTAAAGCAGATGAGAAAAATATTTTCTCAGAATTCAAAGCGAGCAGTGGTTATGACAGCTATCTCGTAATGAAAAAAGCGAAGAATGAAACTGAACAGAAAACTTTGCATAATCGCTAA
- a CDS encoding helix-turn-helix domain-containing protein, which translates to MEIGQKIRNLRHLKNLTQEELGERTDLSKGYISQIESNKTSPSMETFLNILEVLGTTPRDFFEQQEITKVHYPKHEQLTYDESDKGYFLQWPVKTSNEFEMEPLILKLQPQASYKTFEASMSDTFIYCLEGTVTLTLGDEFFDAQQGDALYFKATHAHKLSNHGDVEARLLLVATSSYL; encoded by the coding sequence GTGGAAATTGGTCAAAAGATAAGGAATTTGCGACATCTTAAAAATTTGACGCAGGAAGAATTAGGTGAACGGACTGATTTGTCTAAAGGATATATTTCACAAATAGAGAGCAATAAAACATCTCCAAGCATGGAGACATTTCTCAATATCCTTGAGGTGCTAGGTACCACACCACGTGACTTTTTTGAGCAACAAGAAATAACAAAGGTGCATTACCCAAAGCATGAACAACTCACTTATGATGAGAGTGACAAAGGATATTTTCTGCAATGGCCAGTAAAAACATCCAACGAATTCGAAATGGAACCGCTCATTTTAAAGTTACAACCACAAGCATCATATAAGACATTTGAAGCTTCAATGTCAGATACGTTTATTTATTGCTTAGAAGGCACAGTGACTTTGACATTGGGGGATGAATTCTTTGATGCACAACAAGGTGATGCACTTTATTTTAAAGCAACTCATGCACATAAATTATCGAATCATGGAGATGTTGAAGCACGTCTACTACTTGTTGCAACATCATCTTACTTATAG
- a CDS encoding ABC transporter ATP-binding protein, with amino-acid sequence MAPLLTFEQVTKVYDGSTILDGIDIEIESGYFYTILGPSGCGKTTMLKLIAGFESPDAGKIVYLGKTINELPANKRQVNTVFQDYALFPHLNVYDNVAFGLKLKKLNKKTIDIKVKDALKLVKLESYINSSIQALSGGQKQRIAIARAIVNEPEILLLDESLSALDLKLRTEMQYELREIQSRLGITFVFVTHDQEEALALSDYIFVMRKGKVEQFGTPTDIYDEPVNRYVADFIGESNIIEGTMIEDFVVNIYGQDFDCVDQDIPSNTAVDVVIRPEDISLVPEAQGLFQATVTSTLFRGVHYEIICEDHKGYEWTIQSTKNAEIGSRVGLDFEPEAIHIMVPGETEEEFDARIEGYGDGNDETS; translated from the coding sequence GTGGCACCTTTATTAACATTTGAACAGGTTACCAAAGTGTATGATGGTTCAACCATTTTAGACGGTATCGATATTGAAATAGAATCGGGCTATTTTTATACAATACTAGGTCCTTCTGGATGTGGTAAAACGACAATGCTCAAACTCATTGCAGGATTTGAGTCACCGGATGCTGGAAAGATTGTTTATCTCGGTAAAACAATCAATGAACTTCCTGCCAACAAACGTCAAGTCAATACAGTTTTCCAAGACTACGCATTATTTCCACACTTGAACGTGTATGATAATGTCGCATTTGGACTCAAGCTTAAAAAATTAAATAAAAAGACAATTGATATTAAAGTGAAAGATGCTTTAAAACTTGTGAAACTAGAATCTTATATTAATAGTTCGATACAAGCTTTGAGTGGTGGACAAAAACAACGTATTGCGATTGCACGTGCGATTGTGAATGAACCAGAAATTCTATTGTTAGATGAATCATTGTCTGCATTGGATCTCAAATTACGCACTGAGATGCAATATGAACTCAGAGAAATTCAATCCCGTCTTGGGATCACATTTGTGTTTGTTACACATGATCAGGAAGAAGCATTAGCACTGAGTGATTATATTTTTGTTATGCGCAAAGGTAAAGTCGAGCAATTTGGAACACCAACAGATATTTATGATGAGCCAGTGAATCGTTATGTTGCAGACTTCATCGGGGAGTCAAATATTATTGAAGGAACGATGATCGAGGACTTCGTCGTTAATATTTATGGACAAGATTTTGATTGTGTAGACCAAGATATTCCATCAAATACAGCGGTGGATGTCGTAATCAGACCAGAGGATATTTCGCTCGTACCAGAAGCACAAGGTTTATTTCAAGCAACGGTTACATCAACACTGTTTCGGGGTGTACATTATGAAATAATATGTGAAGACCATAAAGGTTACGAATGGACGATTCAATCTACGAAAAATGCAGAGATTGGTTCACGTGTCGGCCTCGACTTTGAACCGGAAGCGATTCATATCATGGTTCCGGGTGAAACAGAAGAAGAGTTTGATGCGCGTATAGAAGGATATGGAGATGGTAACGATGAAACATCTTAA
- a CDS encoding ABC transporter permease, with translation MKHLNRWLAIPYWLWMIGFIIVPVAMLIYFSFIDIQGHFSLTNYAQFLSWRYMRMLLESIIYAAMITLICLLFSYPAAYFIRQSKHAASWLLVMIIPTWMNLLLKTYAFIGIFSHDGVINQLLRFLHIPTQTILFTAPAFVLVAAYIYLPFMLLPIYNSMKDIPDQLFYAAQDLGASPITIVRKVLFPLSIEGVKTGIQVTFIPALSLFMITRLIAGNKVINIGTAIEEQFLVIQNYGMGATIALFLVLFMMITLIFTRSKGQGGMSR, from the coding sequence ATGAAACATCTTAATCGATGGTTAGCCATTCCTTATTGGCTGTGGATGATTGGGTTTATTATTGTGCCGGTCGCAATGTTGATATATTTTTCTTTTATTGATATTCAAGGACATTTTTCTTTAACGAATTATGCACAATTTTTATCATGGCGTTATATGCGTATGTTGCTAGAATCGATTATATACGCTGCAATGATTACTTTGATATGTTTACTGTTTAGTTATCCAGCAGCTTACTTTATTCGTCAATCAAAGCATGCGGCGAGTTGGTTATTAGTCATGATTATTCCTACTTGGATGAATCTACTACTAAAGACATATGCATTTATTGGCATTTTCAGTCATGATGGAGTTATCAACCAATTGTTGAGGTTTTTGCATATACCGACGCAGACGATTTTATTTACGGCGCCAGCATTCGTTTTAGTGGCAGCATATATTTATTTACCATTTATGCTACTTCCTATTTATAACAGTATGAAAGATATCCCTGATCAGTTGTTTTATGCTGCGCAAGATTTAGGAGCCAGTCCAATCACTATCGTACGAAAAGTGCTCTTTCCGTTATCAATTGAAGGAGTGAAAACGGGTATCCAAGTAACCTTTATTCCAGCGTTATCATTATTTATGATTACACGATTAATTGCTGGAAACAAGGTCATTAATATCGGCACAGCCATTGAAGAGCAGTTCTTAGTGATTCAAAACTATGGAATGGGTGCAACGATTGCTTTATTCCTTGTATTATTCATGATGATCACGTTAATTTTCACGCGATCAAAAGGTCAAGGAGGGATGTCACGATGA